Genomic segment of Kibdelosporangium phytohabitans:
GGCGGCGTGGGAGTCCGGCCGCAGCCTCGCTGACGTGCTCGGACTCGAAGAAGCGATGGGCGTACCGTGGTCGTCCGAGCTGCCGGTGCCGATCACGGTCCGTGAACTCCGCCGGATGTTCGGCACCCAGCTCACGCCCGGCAACACGCGCAAGGCGCTGCAACTCGGCCTGCTCCGGCGGCAGGGCGCCGGGCTGGTCGTGCCGAGCCCGCAGCTGCTGGAAGCCGGGTACGAGCTGGTCCGGCTCGGTGTCCCGCTGGACGAGGTGATCGACCTCGCCGGGGTGCTGCAGCAGGAGGTCGACCACGTCGCCGCGCTGATGATCAGCCTGGTGCGGCGGTACGTGCTCGATCCCAAGGGCGACGACTGGCTGCCCCGCGGCGACGAGGTGGGGCACTACGCCGACGTGCTGCGGCGCCTGCCGACCGTCGTGATCTCCGCGGTGACCGCGGCAGTGGCCAGGTCGACCGAGCGCGTCATCCCCGACATGGTCGGCGACCGGCTGGAGGCGTTGCTCAGGTCCGGCGGGCAGACGAGCGATTAGCGCCGCGTCCAGTCGCCGTCGACGGCGTTTCCGGTCCTGTAATCTACTCTCGGTAACCCCATTTGACCTGCGAAAACAATGGTTCGCCATTGCAAGGATGTCAATGAGCGTTGTAACGTTCTCGGCAGTCAGCGAGGACGGGAGTGACCATGCGGACGGTCAAATCTGGCGACGTGTCCCTTGCCGTGTACGAGCAAGGCGACCCGGCGAACCCGACTGTGCTGCTGGTGCACGGCTACCCCGACAACCACGCGATGTGGGACGGCGTCGTCGCCCACCTCGCCTCGCGGTTCCACGTCGTGACCTACGACGTCCGTGGCGCCGGCGCGTCCAGCAAACCCCGCGCGGTCGCCGACTACGAGGTCTCCAAGCTGGCAGCGGACCTGTTCGCGGTCGTCGACGCGGTCAGCCCCGACCGGCCGGTGCACGTTGCCGCCCACGACTGGGGTTCCGTCCAGGCCTGGCACGCGGTCACTGACGACGACCCGCGCATCGCCTCGTACACAACGATTTCCGGGCCGTCACTCGATCACATGGGACAGTGGGTGCGGCGGCGGCTGGCCAAACCGACGCCGCGCAACCTCGTCCAGGTCGCCAAGCAGCAGCTGCACTCCTGGTACATCGTGGCCTTCCACCTGCCCGTGCTGCCGGAACTGGTGTGGCGGCTCGGCGCGACGAAGCTCGTCGCCGCTGTGGAGAAGCTGGACCACGTGCCGTCCACCGAAGACGCGCTGCACGGGATGAAGCTGTACCGGGCGAACATATTCAAGCGCGTGCGCTCGCCGGAGAAGCGCACCACCTCGGTCCCCGTCCAGCTGATCGTGCCGACCGGGGACCGCTACCTCTCGC
This window contains:
- a CDS encoding MerR family transcriptional regulator, coding for MAEYRIDDLARVSGTTVRNIRVYQDRGLLPPPIRRGRTAIYTDAHLSRLRLVTNMLGRGYAFAQIAEMLAAWESGRSLADVLGLEEAMGVPWSSELPVPITVRELRRMFGTQLTPGNTRKALQLGLLRRQGAGLVVPSPQLLEAGYELVRLGVPLDEVIDLAGVLQQEVDHVAALMISLVRRYVLDPKGDDWLPRGDEVGHYADVLRRLPTVVISAVTAAVARSTERVIPDMVGDRLEALLRSGGQTSD